One Sus scrofa isolate TJ Tabasco breed Duroc chromosome 1, Sscrofa11.1, whole genome shotgun sequence DNA segment encodes these proteins:
- the C1H9orf131 gene encoding uncharacterized protein C9orf131 homolog, which yields MEWLLEDLPGAEWDLGLLWGHLTHALACRHCGSSCLQSPGNLVTLFLFVVWQIRKWWQLGRWQQLQPWYSGDRIQGKGPPLLYHVAFLDHMWKQEAEEDEEEEEEEASLDPLKPCSLPKETPIEEQATTAPSQPSCGSEGLHKAIGTLEQVHTQTPTLSRSYPTFQILTNLHVKYKTASGSRLQQRKSQLFWGLPSRHSESLEAILLSSGGPSSLKLSVSPSVFFNKLSFLPRSPELLLPQYCSPTQLPTHEVHATKDLEGMASEPRQLPCPSSPPVPSLPLHLKSFPMDHERVPSGTEVNTQWLTQQEEVPWVSEDQALHSEPKLQRTRPTKLFHSSEVWCKVPWDPGFQQHIPDSLSAFLAEYPSSLLGALTKYEVPCKTIGQNEDLKDSEPAMPAPSLTPTSLPEYQGVSSIGSLSGSKAFWEPTRQREISEFPILVPFQPVDAMREAQATSTLEVPPVPETQRGTMGHNESIQVLQPLMPVLCQPPDSLSEPQKVSPEGGPSVTKDFWETFGHKENPRASGPPIPAPYPPPHPLPELQGGSSLGEPTDYESQWGCRENSSNPWAFEPPALDLDPGCYGTRPLCVPSGSQTPCKGMQGRENCQVSADPVSSSTLPSPSLLESLGTGAQAVLSESKALWEAMRQRENLWTPESPAHAHSPSLVPVPESCRINPVGGLNRSEAAWKDTDHFRNSWASESPSSAFSPPHALELDSLRASPAGVLFDSEARCGDIQMRKNSWASELQACSLPQDPYGPNALEVQSDSESIGGDMGHKEICPNPPSNSMSKSHTSEPTEDQRNCKTDGATLEQKKNCWTIDFPAPAPRSLSAPLPNPHINPEFVRGNVQQGGFPQDPHPPAVDPLQPIPWLPTLDEALKIEPNQPGLPKGELFLGVKAETLSSQEEDVAKVPTNSGIQAWHWSRELELRLRTLQQSPASRSLGPNKSFGSSSGLSPTTQATQSLSSCPPRQTHPPNLCLHSSSCHSPKIQSTVTQPVQISHCYHSNSSSHSQQQKSDRAEQGSQKEQRMKAKMVSQTSFQGSCSHKKAGRKCQGLEGPSNPKVLASGKRQDNASAKKRDCPRKPKGDHGGGDARLGSSTVTGKSQPVQARRLAVVPVSRLSQRTQHRDQSSQHSALSPQLNSKAVGSQDKQGARLEAGDSLGPQHCKHCPWAQKHLSSPTPPAPLTRGLQKLLAKILGTHGPRPTKSSAERLVVLPPNINTPRPEAKPLERWRDKQRKS from the exons ATGGAGTGGCTGCTAGAGGACCTGCCTGGGGCTGAGTGGGACCTGGGGCTTCTTTGGGGCCACCTGACCCACGCCCTGGCCTGCAGACACTGTGGCAGCAGCTGCCTCCAGAGTCCAGGGAATCTGGTTACACTCTTCTTATTCGTGGTTTGGCAGATCCGGAAGTGGTGGCAGCTTGGGAGATGGCAACAGCTTCAGCCCTGGTATTCTGGGGACAGGATCCAAGGCAAG GGCCCACCACTTCTGTACCATGTGGCTTTCCTTGACCACATGTggaagcaggaggcagaggaggatgaagaggaggaagaagaggaagcatCTTTGGATCCACTGAAGCCATGTTCCCTTCCCAAAGAAACTCCTATTGAAGAGCAGGCCACCACAGCCCCATCCCAGCCATCCTGTGGTTCTGAGGGCCTCCACAAGGCCATAGGGACACTAGAACAAGTACATACACAGACCCCAACCCTTTCCAGATCTTACCCCACCTTTCAGATCCTGACCAACCTGCATGTGAAGTACAAGACAGCATCAGGGAGCCGCTTACAGCAAAGAAAAAGCCAGCTCTTCTGGGGTCTCCCCTCTCGGCACAGTGAGTCCTTGGAGGCCATCCTCCTGAGCTCAGGTGGTCCCTCTTCCCTGAAGTTGTCTGTTAGCCCTTCTGTCTTCTTTAACAAGCTTTCCTTCCTGCCTAGATCCCCAGAATTGCTGCTTCCCCAGTACTGCTCCCCAACCCAGCTTCCTACCCATGAAGTCCATGCTACAAAAGATCTGGAAGGGATGGCTTCTGAACCTCGGCAACTTCCCTGTCCATCTTCTCCTCCTGTCCCATCACTACCCCTCCATCTTAAATCCTTTCCCATGGACCATGAGAGAGTCCCATCTGGCACTGAAGTGAATACACAGTGGCTTACACAGCAGGAAGAGGTCCCTTGGGTCTCTGAGGATCAAGCCTTGCACTCAGAGCCTAAACTCCAAAGAACCAGACCCACCAAGCTCTTCCATTCATCTGAGGTCTGGTGCAAGGTGCCATGGGATCCTGGCTTCCAACAACACATTCCAGATTCACTCTCTGCCTTTTTGGCAGAATATCCCTCTAGCCTCCTGGGAGCCCTAACTAAGTATGAGGTCCCATGTAAGACCATAGGGCAAAATGAGGACCTCAAAGACTCTGagccagcaatgccagctcccagCCTAACCCCAACTTCTCTACCAGAATATCAGGGAGTCAGCTCTATAGGAAGCTTGTCTGGATCTAAGGCTTTCTGGGAACCCACAAGGCAAAGAGAGATCTCTGAGTTTCCAATCCTAGTCCCTTTCCAACCTGTAGATGCCATGAGAGAGGCTCAAGCAACTAGCACCCTGGAAGTTCCACCTGTACCTGAGACTCAGCGGGGAACCATGGGACATAATGAGAGTATTCAAGTCTTACAGCCCCTGATGCCAGTCCTCTGTCAGCCCCCAGATTCTCTGTCAGAACCCCAGAAAGTAAGCCCTGAAGGTGGACCTTCTGTGACCAAGGACTTCTGGGAAACCTTTGGGCACAAAGAGAATCCTAGGGCCTCTGGGCCTCCAATACCAGCCCCTTACCCTCCTCCACATCCCCTACCAGAACTCCAAGGAGGCAGTTCCCTTGGAGAGCCAACTGATTATGAGTCCCAGTGGGGATGCAGAGAAAATTCATCAAACCCTTGGGCTTTTGAACCTCCTGCCTTGGACCTCGACCCAGGATGCTATGGAACCAGGCCTCTATGTGTCCCATCAGGATCACAGACTCCATGCAAAGGCATGCAGGGTAGAGAAAATTGTCAGGTCTCTGCAGACCCAGTTTCATCTTCCACCCTTCCCTCACCATCTCTGCTGGAGTCCCTAGGAACAGGTGCCCAGGCTGTCCTGTCTGAGTCCAAAGCTTTGTGGGAGGCCATGAGGCAGAGAGAGAACCTCTGGACCCCAGAGTCCCCAGCCCATGCCCACAGCCCATCTCTAGTGCCTGTTCCAGAATCCTGCAGAATCAATCCTGTGGGAGGCCTCAATAGGTCAGAAGCTGCATGGAAGGACACTGATCATTTCAGGAATTCCTGGGCTTCTGAATCCCCATCTTCAGCCTTCAGCCCACCCCATGCTCTTGAACTGGATTCCCTCAGAGCTAGCCCTGCGGGGGTCCTGTTTGATTCTGAAGCTAGATGTGGGGACATACAAATGAGAAAGAACTCCTGGGCCTCAGAACTCCAGGCTTGCAGCTTACCCCAAGACCCATATGGACCCAATGCCTTGGAAGTCCAGTCTGACTCTGAGTCTATTGGAGGGGACATGGGGCACAAAGAAATCTGCCCCAATCCACCCTCAAACTCTATGTCAAAGTCTCACACAAGTGAGCCTACTGAAGACCAACGCAACTGTAAAACTGATGGAGCAACACTGGAGCAGAAAAAGAACTGCTGGACCATTGatttcccagccccagcccccaggtcACTATCTGCTCCTCTACCAAATCCACACATCAACCCTGAGTTTGTGCGGGGGAATGTGCAGCAAGGAGGGTTCCCTCAGGACCCCCACCCTCCAGCAGTGGATCCCCTACAGCCAATACCCTGGCTTCCCACCCTAGATGAAGCACTGAAGATTGAGCCTAACCAGCCTGGCCTGCCCAAGGGAGAGCTGTTTCTAGGAGTTAAGGCAGAGACTCTATCCTCCCAGGAAGAGGATGTCGCAAAGGTGCCCACGAACTCTGGGATTCAGGCCTGGCACTGGAGTAGAGAGTTAGAACTCAGGCTGAGGACACTACAGCAGAGCCCTGCTTCCAGATCTCTTGGCCCAAATAAATCATTTGGCAGCTCCTCTGGTCTAAGCCCCACAACTCAAGCCACCCAGAGCCTCTCTTCCTGCCCCCCACGGCAGACTCATCCACCCAATCTGTGCCTCCACTCTTCAAGCTGTCATTCCCCCAAAATTCAGAGCACAGTAACTCAGCCTGTCCAGATCTCCCACTGTTATCACTCCAATTCCTCTTCCCATTCTCAGCAACAAAAGTCTGACAGGGCAGAACAAGGGTCTCAGAAAGAGCAAAGAATGAAAGCGAAGATGGTATCCCAGACGTCATTCCAGGGGTCATGTAGTCACAAAAAGGCTGGTAGGAAATGCCAAGGCCTGGAAGGGCCCTCAAATCCTAAGGTTCTTGCCTCAGGCAAGAGACAAGACAATGCTTCAGCCAAAAAGAGAGACTGCCCCAGGAAACCCAAAGGAGACCACGGTGGAGGGGATGCAAGATTGGGGTCATCCACAGTTACAGGGAAAAGCCAGCCAGTCCAGGCCAGAAGACTAGCAGTGGTCCCTGTAAGCAGGCTTTCCCAAAGAACTCAGCATAGGGACCAGAGCTCTCAACACAGTGCTCTCTCCCCACAGCTTAACTCCAAGGCTGTGGGTTCCCAAGATAAGCAAGGGGCAAGGCTGGAAGCTGGTGACAGCCTGGGCCCTCAGCACTGTAAGCACTGTCCTTGGGCCCAGAAGCATCTTTCCTCCCCCACACCTCCGGCTCCCCTTACCAGGGGTCTCCAAAAGTTATTAGCCAAGATTCTAGGCACCCATGGGCCTAGGCCCACCAAATCATCAGCAGAAAGGCTGGTAGTATTACCACCCAACATTAATACCCCAAGACCTGAAGCCAAACCActtgagagatggagagacaagcaaaggaaatcctaa
- the VCP gene encoding transitional endoplasmic reticulum ATPase isoform X1, whose amino-acid sequence MDELQLFRGDTVLLKGKKRREAVCIVLSDDTCSDEKIRMNRVVRNNLRVHLGDVISIQPCPDVKYGKRIHVLPIDDTVEGITGNLFEVYLKPYFLEAYRPIRKGDIFLVRGGMRAVEFKVVETDPSPYCIVAPDTVIHCEGEPIKREDEEESLNEVGYDDIGGCRKQLAQIKEMVELPLRHPALFKAIGVKPPRGILLYGPPGTGKTLIARAVANETGAFFFLINGPEIMSKLAGESESNLRKAFEEAEKNAPAIIFIDELDAIAPKREKTHGEVERRIVSQLLTLMDGLKQRAHVIVMAATNRPNSIDPALRRFGRFDREVDIGIPDATGRLEILQIHTKNMKLADDVDLEQVANETHGHVGADLAALCSEAALQAIRKKMDLIDLEDETIDAEVMNSLAVTMDDFRWALSQSNPSALRETVVEVPQVTWEDIGGLEDVKRELQELVQYPVEHPDKFLKFGMTPSKGVLFYGPPGCGKTLLAKAIANECQANFISIKGPELLTMWFGESEANVREIFDKARQAAPCVLFFDELDSIAKARGGNIGDGGGAADRVINQILTEMDGMSTKKNVFIIGATNRPDIIDPAILRPGRLDQLIYIPLPDEKSRVAILKANLRKSPVAKDVDLEFLAKMTNGFSGADLTEICQRACKLAIRESIESEIRRERERQTNPSAMEVEEDDPVPEIRRDHFEEAMRFARRSVSDNDIRKYEMFAQTLQQSRGFGSFRFPSGNQGGAGPSQGSGGGTGGSVYTEDNDDDLYG is encoded by the exons ATGGATGAGCTGCAGTTGTTCCGAGGTGACACAGTGTtgctgaaaggaaagaagaggcgGGAAGCTGTGTGCATTGTGCTTTCTGATGACACATGTTCTGATGAGAAGATTCGAATGAATAGAGTTGTTCGGAATAACCTTCGCGTACACCTAGGGGATGTCATCAG CATCCAGCCATGCCCTGATGTGAAGTACGGCAAACGTATCCATGTACTACCCATCGATGACACAGTGGAAGGCATCACTGGCAATCTCTTTGAGGTATACCTTAAGCCATACTTCCTGGAAGCTTATCGACCCATCCGGAAAG GAGATATTTTCCTTGTTCGGGGTGGGATGCGTGCAGTAGAGTTCAAAGTAGTGGAGACGGATCCCAGTCCTTACTGCATTGTTGCACCAGACACAGTGATCCACTGTGAAGGAGAGCCTATCAAACGAGAG GATGAAGAAGAGTCCTTGAACGAAGTGGGCTATGATGACATTGGTGGCTGCAGGAAACAGCTAGCTCAGATAAAGGAGATGGTGGAGCTGCCCTTGAGACATCCTGCCCTCTTTAAGGCAATTGGTGTGAAG CCTCCTCGGGGAATCCTGCTCTATGGACCTCCCGGGACTGGGAAGACCCTGATTGCTCGAGCTGTGGCAAATGAGACTGGAGCCTTCTTCTTCTTGATCAATG GTCCTGAGATCATGAGCAAGTTGGCTGGTGAGTCTGAGAGCAACCTTCGTAAAGCCTTTGAGGAGGCTGAGAAGAATGCTCCGGCTATCATTTTCATTGATGAGTTGGATGCCATCGCTcccaagagagagaaa ACCCATGGGGAGGTGGAGCGGCGTATTGTATCACAGTTATTGACTCTCATGGATGGCCTAAAGCAGAGAGCACATGTGATTGTCATGGCAGCAACCAACAGACCCAACAGCATTGACCCAGCCCTACGACGATTTG GTCGCTTTGACAGGGAGGTAGATATTGGAATTCCTGATGCTACAGGACGCTTGGAAATTCTTCAAATCCATACCAAGAATATGAAGCTGGCAGATGATGTGGACCTTGAACAG GTAGCCAATGAAACTCATGGGCATGTTGGTGCTGACTTAGCAGCCCTGTGCTCAGAGGCTGCTCTGCAAGCCATCCGCAAAAAGATGGACCTCATTGACCTAGAAGACGAAACCATCGATGCTGAGGTCATGAACTCCCTGGCAGTTACCATGGATGACTTCCGA tgGGCCCTAAGCCAGAGCAACCCATCAGCACTTCGGGAAACTGTGGTAGAGGTGCCACAGGTGACCTGGGAGGACATTGGGGGCTTGGAGGATGTCAAACGTGAGCTTCAGGAGCTGGTCCAG tATCCTGTGGAGCACCCAGACAAATTCCTCAAGTTTGGCATGACACCCTCCAAGGGAGTGCTATTCTATGGACCTCCTGGCTGTGGGAAAACCTTGCTGGCCAAAGCCATTGCTAATGAGTGCCAGGCCAACTTCATCTCCATCAAAGGTCCTGAGCTGCTCACCATGTGGTTTGGGGAATCAGAGGCCAATGTTAGGGAAATCTTTGACAAG GCCCGCCAAGCTGCCCCCTGTGTACTGTTCTTTGATGAGCTGGATTCAATTGCCAAGGCCCGTGGTGGCAACATTGGAGATGGTGGTGGGGCTGCCGACCGAGTCATCAACCAGATCTTGACAGAAATGGATGGCATgtccacaaaaaaaaatgtgtttatcatTGGCGCTACCAACCGACCTGACATCATTGATCCTGCCATCTTGCGACCTGGCCGCCTTGATCAGCTCATCTACATCCCACTTCCTGATGAGAAGTCCCGTGTCGCCATTCTCAAGGCCAACCTGCGCAAGTCCCCCGTTGCCAAG GATgtggatttggagttcctggctAAGATGACTAATGGCTTCTCTGGAGCTGACTTGACAGAGATTTGCCAACGTGCTTGCAAGCTGGCCATCCGAGAATCAATCGAGAGTGAGATTAGGCGAGAACGGGAGAGGCAGACCAACCCATCGGCCATG GAGGTAGAGGAAGATGATCCAGTGCCTGAGATCCGACGGGATCACTTTGAGGAAGCCATGCGTTTTGCCCGCCGTTCTGTTAGTGATAATGACATCCGGAAGTATGAGATGTTTGCTCAGACCCTTCAGCAGAGTCGAGGCTTTGGCAGCTTCAG ATTCCCTTCAGGAAACCAAGGTGGAGCTGGACCCAGTCAGGGCAGTGGCGGTGGCACAGGTGGCAGTGTGTACACGGAAGATAATGATGATGACCTGTATGGCTAA
- the VCP gene encoding transitional endoplasmic reticulum ATPase (The RefSeq protein has 1 substitution compared to this genomic sequence): MASGADSKGDDLSTAILKQKNRPNRLIVDEAINEDNSVVSLSQPKMDELQLFRGDTVLLKGKKRREAVCIVLSDDTCSDEKIRMNRVVRNNLRVHLGDVISIQPCPDVKYGKRIHVLPIDDTVEGITGNLFEVYLKPYFLEAYRPIRKGDIFLVRGGMRAVEFKVVETDPSPYCIVAPDTVIHCEGEPIKREDEEESLNEVGYDDIGGCRKQLAQIKEMVELPLRHPALFKAIGVKPPRGILLYGPPGTGKTLIARAVANETGAFFFLINGPEIMSKLAGESESNLRKAFEEAEKNAPAIIFIDELDAIAPKREKTHGEVERRIVSQLLTLMDGLKQRAHVIVMAATNRPNSIDPALRRFGRFDREVDIGIPDATGRLEILQIHTKNMKLADDVDLEQVANETHGHVGADLAALCSEAALQAIRKKMDLIDLEDETIDAEVMNSLAVTMDDFRWALSQSNPSALRETVVEVPQVTWEDIGGLEDVKRELQDLVQYPVEHPDKFLKFGMTPSKGVLFYGPPGCGKTLLAKAIANECQANFISIKGPELLTMWFGESEANVREIFDKARQAAPCVLFFDELDSIAKARGGNIGDGGGAADRVINQILTEMDGMSTKKNVFIIGATNRPDIIDPAILRPGRLDQLIYIPLPDEKSRVAILKANLRKSPVAKDVDLEFLAKMTNGFSGADLTEICQRACKLAIRESIESEIRRERERQTNPSAMEVEEDDPVPEIRRDHFEEAMRFARRSVSDNDIRKYEMFAQTLQQSRGFGSFRFPSGNQGGAGPSQGSGGGTGGSVYTEDNDDDLYG; this comes from the exons ttcCAAAGGTGATGATTTATCAACAGCCATTCTTAAACAGAAGAATCGTCCCAATCGGTTAATTGTTGATGAAGCCATCAATGAGGACAAcagtgtggtatctttgtcccAG CCCAAGATGGATGAGCTGCAGTTGTTCCGAGGTGACACAGTGTtgctgaaaggaaagaagaggcgGGAAGCTGTGTGCATTGTGCTTTCTGATGACACATGTTCTGATGAGAAGATTCGAATGAATAGAGTTGTTCGGAATAACCTTCGCGTACACCTAGGGGATGTCATCAG CATCCAGCCATGCCCTGATGTGAAGTACGGCAAACGTATCCATGTACTACCCATCGATGACACAGTGGAAGGCATCACTGGCAATCTCTTTGAGGTATACCTTAAGCCATACTTCCTGGAAGCTTATCGACCCATCCGGAAAG GAGATATTTTCCTTGTTCGGGGTGGGATGCGTGCAGTAGAGTTCAAAGTAGTGGAGACGGATCCCAGTCCTTACTGCATTGTTGCACCAGACACAGTGATCCACTGTGAAGGAGAGCCTATCAAACGAGAG GATGAAGAAGAGTCCTTGAACGAAGTGGGCTATGATGACATTGGTGGCTGCAGGAAACAGCTAGCTCAGATAAAGGAGATGGTGGAGCTGCCCTTGAGACATCCTGCCCTCTTTAAGGCAATTGGTGTGAAG CCTCCTCGGGGAATCCTGCTCTATGGACCTCCCGGGACTGGGAAGACCCTGATTGCTCGAGCTGTGGCAAATGAGACTGGAGCCTTCTTCTTCTTGATCAATG GTCCTGAGATCATGAGCAAGTTGGCTGGTGAGTCTGAGAGCAACCTTCGTAAAGCCTTTGAGGAGGCTGAGAAGAATGCTCCGGCTATCATTTTCATTGATGAGTTGGATGCCATCGCTcccaagagagagaaa ACCCATGGGGAGGTGGAGCGGCGTATTGTATCACAGTTATTGACTCTCATGGATGGCCTAAAGCAGAGAGCACATGTGATTGTCATGGCAGCAACCAACAGACCCAACAGCATTGACCCAGCCCTACGACGATTTG GTCGCTTTGACAGGGAGGTAGATATTGGAATTCCTGATGCTACAGGACGCTTGGAAATTCTTCAAATCCATACCAAGAATATGAAGCTGGCAGATGATGTGGACCTTGAACAG GTAGCCAATGAAACTCATGGGCATGTTGGTGCTGACTTAGCAGCCCTGTGCTCAGAGGCTGCTCTGCAAGCCATCCGCAAAAAGATGGACCTCATTGACCTAGAAGACGAAACCATCGATGCTGAGGTCATGAACTCCCTGGCAGTTACCATGGATGACTTCCGA tgGGCCCTAAGCCAGAGCAACCCATCAGCACTTCGGGAAACTGTGGTAGAGGTGCCACAGGTGACCTGGGAGGACATTGGGGGCTTGGAGGATGTCAAACGTGAGCTTCAGGAGCTGGTCCAG tATCCTGTGGAGCACCCAGACAAATTCCTCAAGTTTGGCATGACACCCTCCAAGGGAGTGCTATTCTATGGACCTCCTGGCTGTGGGAAAACCTTGCTGGCCAAAGCCATTGCTAATGAGTGCCAGGCCAACTTCATCTCCATCAAAGGTCCTGAGCTGCTCACCATGTGGTTTGGGGAATCAGAGGCCAATGTTAGGGAAATCTTTGACAAG GCCCGCCAAGCTGCCCCCTGTGTACTGTTCTTTGATGAGCTGGATTCAATTGCCAAGGCCCGTGGTGGCAACATTGGAGATGGTGGTGGGGCTGCCGACCGAGTCATCAACCAGATCTTGACAGAAATGGATGGCATgtccacaaaaaaaaatgtgtttatcatTGGCGCTACCAACCGACCTGACATCATTGATCCTGCCATCTTGCGACCTGGCCGCCTTGATCAGCTCATCTACATCCCACTTCCTGATGAGAAGTCCCGTGTCGCCATTCTCAAGGCCAACCTGCGCAAGTCCCCCGTTGCCAAG GATgtggatttggagttcctggctAAGATGACTAATGGCTTCTCTGGAGCTGACTTGACAGAGATTTGCCAACGTGCTTGCAAGCTGGCCATCCGAGAATCAATCGAGAGTGAGATTAGGCGAGAACGGGAGAGGCAGACCAACCCATCGGCCATG GAGGTAGAGGAAGATGATCCAGTGCCTGAGATCCGACGGGATCACTTTGAGGAAGCCATGCGTTTTGCCCGCCGTTCTGTTAGTGATAATGACATCCGGAAGTATGAGATGTTTGCTCAGACCCTTCAGCAGAGTCGAGGCTTTGGCAGCTTCAG ATTCCCTTCAGGAAACCAAGGTGGAGCTGGACCCAGTCAGGGCAGTGGCGGTGGCACAGGTGGCAGTGTGTACACGGAAGATAATGATGATGACCTGTATGGCTAA